The proteins below are encoded in one region of Deinococcus ruber:
- a CDS encoding M55 family metallopeptidase, whose product MTASGSNVVISVDMEGVCGVSSWVQVSPPEFGGLVSGAEYERTRLRMTQEAVCAVLGALEGGANEVLIADSHDTMRNLIPEALDIPEEYQERVRFVSGGDRPLSMVQGVEEPGVAALLMIGYHARAGTPGAPLAHTWNGFVRDFRINGQATGEPGLNALVAGHYGVPVALISGDDIAVAQVQAELGPGVVGVAVKRGLGMFSAVHLHPQHAQRLIRRGAKEAVSRTLERAATPYRTAWPARAELAFDHQARAAACERVPGIVRIDAVTVGYTSPDALHLFQTFRMLAKVAEVRLDG is encoded by the coding sequence ATGACGGCAAGCGGCAGCAACGTGGTGATCAGTGTTGACATGGAGGGCGTCTGCGGTGTGAGTTCCTGGGTGCAGGTCAGTCCGCCCGAATTCGGGGGGCTGGTCAGCGGCGCAGAGTACGAGCGCACCCGCCTGCGAATGACACAGGAAGCGGTGTGCGCCGTACTGGGAGCGCTGGAAGGTGGAGCGAACGAGGTGCTGATCGCAGACTCGCACGACACCATGCGGAACCTGATTCCTGAGGCCCTGGACATCCCGGAGGAGTATCAGGAGCGGGTGCGCTTCGTATCGGGTGGCGACCGGCCACTGAGCATGGTGCAGGGAGTCGAAGAACCCGGCGTGGCCGCCCTGCTGATGATCGGCTACCACGCCCGCGCCGGCACTCCCGGAGCGCCCCTGGCACACACCTGGAACGGCTTTGTGCGCGACTTCCGCATCAACGGGCAGGCCACCGGAGAACCCGGACTCAATGCGCTGGTGGCGGGGCATTACGGTGTGCCGGTGGCCCTGATCAGCGGAGACGATATCGCGGTGGCGCAGGTGCAGGCCGAACTGGGGCCGGGCGTGGTGGGCGTGGCAGTCAAACGCGGCCTGGGAATGTTCAGCGCGGTGCATCTGCACCCGCAGCACGCCCAGCGACTGATTCGGCGCGGCGCGAAGGAAGCGGTGAGCCGCACGCTGGAAAGGGCCGCCACACCGTACCGCACGGCCTGGCCCGCCCGCGCCGAACTGGCCTTCGACCATCAGGCGCGGGCGGCTGCCTGCGAGCGTGTTCCCGGCATCGTCCGTATCGATGCGGTCACAGTCGGGTATACCAGTCCAGACGCGCTGCATCTGTTCCAGACCTTCCGCATGCTGGCAAAAGTGGCAGAGGTGCGCCTCGACGGCTAA